A single region of the Oncorhynchus keta strain PuntledgeMale-10-30-2019 chromosome 4, Oket_V2, whole genome shotgun sequence genome encodes:
- the LOC127929817 gene encoding collagen alpha-1(III) chain-like, whose amino-acid sequence MAQEYSCLNEPMLMDHWDAVGSQGWRFEENKPGREGWRFEENKPGREGWRFEENKPGREGWRFEENKPGREGWRFEENKPGREGWRFEENKPGREGWRFEENKPGREGWRFEENKPGREGWRFEENKPGREGWRFEENKPGREGWRFEENKPGREGWRFEENKPGREGWRFEENKPGREGWRFEENKPGREGWRFEENKPGREGWRFEENKPGREGWRFEENKPGREGWRFEENKPGREGWRFEENKPGREGWRFEENKPGREGWRFEENKPGREGWRFEENKPGREGWRFEENKPGREGWRFEENKPGREGWRFEENKPGREGWRFEENKPGREGWRFEENKPGREGWRFEENKPGREGWRFEENKPGREGWRFEENKPGREGWRFEENKPGREGSRFEENKPGPEGWRFEENKPGREGWRFEENKPGREGWRFEENKPGREGSRFEENKPGREGWRFEENKPGREGWRFEENKPGPEGWRFEENKPGREGWRFEENKPGREGWRFEENKPGREGWRFEENKPGREGWRFEENKPGREGWRFEENKPGREGWRFEENKPGPEGWRFEENKPGREGWRFEENKPGREGWRFEENKPGREGWRFEENKPGREGWRFEENKPGRCTTGNGMEIENIKIICRLVRMKGMK is encoded by the exons ATGGCCCAAGAGTACTCCTGTTTAAATGAGCCTATGCTAATGGACCACTGGGACGCTGTGGGCTCACAG GGATGGAGGTTTGAGGAAAACAAACCGGGGCGAGAGGGATGGAGGTTTGAGGAAAACAAACCGGGGCGAGAGGGATGGAGGTTTGAGGAAAACAAACCGGGGCGAGAGGGATGGAGGTTTGAGGAAAACAAACCAGGGCGAGAGGGATGGAGGTTTGAGGAAAACAAACCAGGGCGAGAGGGATGGAGGTTTGAGGAAAACAAACCAGGGCGAGAGGGATGGAGGTTTGAGGAAAACAAACCAGGGCGAGAGGGATGGAGGTTTGAGGAGAACAAACCAGGGCGAGAGGGATGGAGGTTTGAGGAAAACAAACCGGGGCGAGAGGGATGGAGGTTTGAGGAAAACAAACCAGGGCGAGAGGGATGGAGGTTTGAGGAAAACAAACCAGGGCGAGAGGGATGGAGGTTTGAGGAGAACAAACCAGGGCGAGAGGGATGGAGGTTTGAGGAAAACAAACCGGGGCGAGAGGGATGGAGGTTTGAGGAAAACAAACCAGGGCGAGAGGGATGGAGGTTTGAGGAAAACAAACCGGGGCGAGAGGGATGGAGGTTTGAGGAAAACAAACCGGGGCGAGAGGGATGGAGGTTTGAGGAAAACAAACCGGGGCGAGAGGGATGGAGGTTTGAGGAAAACAAACCAGGGCGAGAGGGATGGAGGTTTGAGGAAAACAAACCGGGGCGAGAGGGATGGAGGTTTGAGGAGAACAAACCGGGGCGAGAGGGATGGAGGTTTGAGGAGAACAAACCAGGGCGAGAGGGATGGAGGTTTGAGGAAAACAAACCAGGGCGAGAGGGATGGAGGTTTGAGGAGAACAAACCGGGGCGAGAGGGATGGAGGTTTGAGGAAAACAAACCAGGGCGAGAGGGATGGAGGTTTGAGGAAAACAAACCGGGGCGAGAGGGATGGAGGTTTGAGGAAAACAAACCGGGGCGAGAGGGATGGAGGTTTGAGGAAAACAAACCGGGGCGAGAGGGATGGAGGTTTGAGGAAAACAAACCGGGGCGAGAGGGATGGAGGTTTGAGGAAAACAAACCGGGGCGAGAGGGATGGAGGTTTGAGGAAAACAAACCAGGGCGAGAGGGATGGAGGTTTGAGGAAAACAAACCGGGGCGAGAGGGATCGAGGTTTGAGGAGAACAAACCGGGGCCAGAGGGATGGAGGTTTGAGGAAAACAAACCGGGGCGAGAGGGATGGAGGTTTGAGGAAAACAAACCAGGGCGAGAGGGATGGAGGTTTGAGGAAAACAAACCGGGGCGAGAGGGATCGAGGTTTGAGGAGAACAAACCGGGGCGAGAGGGATGGAGGTTTGAGGAAAACAAACCGGGGCGAGAGGGATGGAGGTTTGAGGAAAACAAACCGGGGCCAGAGGGATGGAGGTTTGAGGAAAACAAACCGGGGCGAGAGGGATGGAGGTTTGAGGAGAACAAACCGGGGCGAGAGGGATGGAGGTTTGAGGAGAACAAACCGGGGCGAGAGGGATGGAGGTTTGAGGAGAACAAACCGGGGCGAGAGGGATGGAGGTTTGAGGAGAACAAACCGGGGCGAGAGGGATGGAGGTTTGAGGAGAACAAACCGGGGCGAGAGGGATGGAGGTTTGAGGAGAACAAACCGGGGCCAGAGGGATGGAGGTTTGAGGAGAACAAACCGGGGCGAGAGGGATGGAGGTTTGAGGAAAACAAACCGGGGCGAGAGGGATGGAGGTTTGAGGAAAACAAACCGGGGCGAGAGGGATGGAGGTTTGAGGAGAACAAACCGGGGCGAGAGGGATGGAGGTTTGAGGAAAACAAACCGGGGCGGTGCACAACAGGAAATGGAATGGAGATCGAGAATATAAAAATAATCTGCCGTTTGGTTAGAATGAAGGGGATGAAATAA